In a genomic window of Branchiostoma lanceolatum isolate klBraLanc5 chromosome 12, klBraLanc5.hap2, whole genome shotgun sequence:
- the LOC136445764 gene encoding polycystin-1-like protein 2, with protein MDVDECSSKLACSENAYCVNEPGTYHCVCLEGFTGNGVTCTEVIATTTPASITTAESTVAPTTEKYTTPTATTSTDSIEQATSSAASPTTPFKASTASTPPGDAMGQADETTGPFPTSTVTLVSHETTKNSPLPTIKTITDLQFDKDDPGKILDQLIPPKEQGKGDSSSDDRQVDSTTCTQAMKILAGMSRTSSAKESTDAMVMIFNTVVSKCGTLSLDAQAEGGYVVGAMTDSIKQSVLEGASMEELAPKASAVVDTVASLMDSGESVTVTEDEEDVLALNRLPPRKRETFRKEMEKKRQQKQEQQWAYQREVTQRLKKDLDNIADALLDSKDSGERVQLGSKAVQMVLEKSSGERLGGEAVTAHAGSVTFPRAHALNDGGVAGDVDMKVVGFEQNPYVWDDTARDIKSSVVDIELKRPDKGTLNVKDLPEDITVVLKNGPDMFSNPRLVKYSPFPNDTMVYRTFNARRNQTYGVAVSLVAPYPAAVVYGKLGDFPNETDYDFKRDLNMDDFMMKTVPPHDNVHTAYIILQPDTAVDNGTEEYTIGLQIDECPPSGCLYSVHIVRLNCLFWDEESGSWKGDGCRVSLESTLTDTVCLCNHLTGFGASTRTEPNKINFKTVFTKFYELVNNYAVWTTMAVVTGLFVVLLYPARRKDRKDEQKWSIRNVPGNRKCHLHRFLVRVDTGHDWGSGTRSKVSFLLTGNKGSTGPRGFEKDDMTFQSGGVDTFLLTTPQPLGGLTSLTVWHDNSGEGLHASWFLERVEVTDLQTNKRIQFVCNSWMGVEHGDGRLVRSLPPAAETDVSVAQRFKLKLREKFKDGHVWMSVVTSRPRSYFSRVQRLSCCLCLLYCKMITSAMWFRGSEQGASDVVVTIGPIELTADTLWVSLMTTLQVFPVNFIIVQIFRRCRPNDAPKCSGFQLPCWFLYVGWALLALTTLASGFFLLLYSVEWGSDKSVQWLTAFGLSFFQSMVVVQPAQAVFLAFGTTVVCAAKKSNNKNNTTEDVEAGKRHHVDDTLPEQPYVAWTEQEDTEQLKQQRAVRKNWLQLTNNGKQSIVGIIIIAAALLMVQEAWSSSAPRINEGLKAGFLDDTDSVRSRDDALPWMKDTFASKLYPAQHYNGEELDWKDRMFINNMAAYRVGPIHLRQFRAQTGECTVPLKALKHPTGKCAKSYQSGLVGDTLASFPESKPATFSRVVHGKNGSYSGPGYSINLGETEAETTEVLQILEEHRWIDRYTAALVMDITLYHANANLFSAVSLLFEFPPTGGVTTTLRVETFPLTPPRVAAIFLLVAKAVFIVCLLLVIIRLGKKARKEGKSLILEVWTLADIASVVTSLYVIVATVFKDVATGEAKSLLSQEVEREHRGFVDLTDVAFWSDQFVAAVAMVIWFNLVKICSLMRVSFRVRTYLDILIKIQVKLFGSFLIFILTIAGFSLSGYLLFCPHVEAFRSLSDATASLLFLPWGVVSYDVLVPAHETVGPLFLFVSNFCILYLLLSFTAGVFVSATSFLRGKQGRGRGAAAKQRKLRVLRAARKTRNAAAPVRNTLHYCNCDMSNECFGQTKSDSY; from the exons ATGG ACGTTGACGAGTGTTCCAGTAAACTGGCCTGTTCTGAGAACGCCTACTGCGTGAACGAGCCTGGGACGTACCATTGTGTCTGTCTGGAGGGGTTCACAGGAAACGGcgtcacatgtacag AGGTCATCGCAACCACCACACCTGCAAGCATCACAACAGCAGAGAGCACGGTGGCACCAACCACGGAGAAGTACACCACCCCAACAGCAACAACATCCACTGACAGCATTGAACAGGCCACATCGTCTGCTGCTTCTCCAACTACTCCGTTCAAGGCGTCCACTGCTTCAACTCCGCCGGGTGATGCCATGG GACAAGCGGACGAAACTACGGGACCGTTTCCGACATCAACTGTGACTCTTGTTTCACAC GAGACAACCAAGAACAGCCCTCTACCTACCATAAAGACCATAACGGACTTGCAGTTCGACAAGGACGATCCTGGGAAGATACTGGATCAGCTCATTCCACCAAAGGAGCAGGGGAAAGGAGATTCTTCTTCAGATGACAGACAG GTCGATTCCACTACCTGCACCCAGGCGATGAAAATCCTCGCCGGAATGTCGCGTACATCATCCGCCAAGGAGTCCACTGACGCCATGGTCATGATCTTCAACACTGTCGTCTCCAAGTGTGGGACCTTGTCATTGGACGCTCAG GCGGAGGGTGGTTATGTGGTGGGAGCGATGACAGATTCCATCAAGCAGAGTGTCCTTGAAGGGGCCAGTATGGAAGAACTGGCTCCCAAGGCATCAG CCGTTGTGGACACCGTAGCGTCTCTGATGGATTCTGGGGAGTCTGTAACGGTCACAGAGGATGAGGAGGACGTCCTAGCACTGAACCGGCTTCCTCCTCGGAAACGGGAGACGTTCCGTAAAGAGATGGAGAAGAAACGTCAACAGAAACAGGAGCAGCAATGGGCATAT CAACGAGAAGTGACCCAGCgtctaaagaaggatctggacAACATCGCCGATGCTCTTCTGGACAGCAAGGACAGCGGCGAACGCGTCCAACTCGGCTCGAAGGCCGTACAGATGGTCCTGGAGAAGTCGTCAGGGGAACGCCTTGGAGGGGAAGCTGTCACTGCGCATGCGGGATCGGTGACGTTCCCACGTGCGCATGCGCTGAACGACGGAGGAGTTGCTGGAGATGTGGACATGAAG GTTGTCGGATTCGAGCAGAACCCGTATGTGTGGGACGACACTGCACGGGACATCAAGTCTTCGGTAGTGGACATCGAGCTGAAACGGCCGGACAAAGGAACTCTCAATGTCAAG GACCTACCCGAAGACATCACCGTGGTGTTGAAGAACGGCCCGGACATGTTCTCCAACCCCCGTCTGGTGAAGTACTCACCGTTCCCTAACGACACCATGGTGTACCGCACCTTCAACGCCAGGAGGAACCAGACCTACGGAGTGGCCGTCAGCTTGGTGGCCCCCTACCCGGCCGCCGTGGTGTACGGCAAGCTGGGGGACTTCCCAAACGAGACAGACTACGACTTCAA GAGAGACCTCAACATGGATGACTTCATGATGAAGACCGTACCTCCTCACGACAATGTCCACACCGCCTACATCATACTGCAGCCGGACACAGCAGTGGACAACGGTACAGAGGAGTACACCATAGGGCTGCAGATAGACG AATGCCCGCCGTCAGGATGCCTGTATTCGGTGCATATCGTGCGGCTGAACTGCCTGTTCTGGGACGAAGAGTCGGGCTCGTGGAAAGGAGACGGTTGTCGG GTGAGCTTAGAATCAACCCTGACCGATACAGTCTGCCTGTGTAACCACCTGACCGGGTTTGGAGCGTCCACCAGGACCGAACCCAACAAGATCAACTTCAAGACCGTCTTCACCAAGTTCTACGAGCTGGTCAACAACTACGCCGTGTGGACCACCATGGCGGTGGTGACGGGACTGTTCGTCGTCCTGCTGTATCCTGCGCGAAGGAAGGATAGAAAGGATGAGCAGAAG TGGAGCATCAGGAACGTGCCAGGCAACCGTAAATGCCATCTCCACCGGTTCCTGGTGAGGGTGGACACCGGCCATGACTGGGGATCCGGGACCAGGTCAAAGGTCTCCTTCCTGCTGACGGGTAACAAGGGCAGCACGGGCCCGAGAGGCTTCGAGAAGGACGACATG ACCTTCCAAAGCGGAGGCGTGGACACGTTCCTGCTGACCACCCCGCAGCCGCTGGGCGGTCTGACCAGTCTGACCGTGTGGCACGACAACTCGGGGGAGGGTCTCCACGCCTCCTGGTTCCTGGAGAGGGTGGAGGTGACAGATTTGCAGACGAACAAGAG GATCCAGTTCGTCTGTAACTCCTGGATGGGGGTGGAGCACGGAGACGGCCGTCTCGTGAGGTCCCTGCCCCCCGCAGCGGAGACGGACGTCTCCGTGGCGCAGCGCTTCAAGCTGAAGCTGCGCGAGAAGTTCAAGGACGGGCACGTCTGGATGTCCGTGGTGACGTCACGCCCACGGAGCTACTTCTCTCGCGTTCAG CGTCTGTCGTGCTGCCTCTGCCTGCTGTACTGTAAGATGATCACCAGCGCCATGTGGTTCCGGGGGTCCGAGCAGGGGGCGTCTGACGTCGTGGTCACCATCGGGCCTATCGAG TTGACTGCGGACACCCTGTGGGTCAGCCTCATGACCACTCTGCAGGTTTTCCCCGTCAACTTCATCATCGTGCAGATTTTCCGCCGCTGTCGCCCAAAT GACGCCCCGAAGTGTTCAGGGTTCCAGTTGCCGTGCTGGTTCCTGTACGTGGGCTGGGCGCTGCTGGCCCTGACCACCCTGGCCTCGGGGTTCTTCCTGCTGCTGTACAGTGTGGAGTGGGGCAGCGACAAGTCCGTCCAGTGGCTCACAGCGTTCGGACTGTCCTTCTTCCAGTCCATGGTGGTGGTCCAACCAGCACAG GCTGTTTTCCTGGCATTTGGAACCACAGTCGTCTGTGCTGCAAAGAAgagcaacaacaagaacaacacgACTGAAGACGTCGAAGCAGGGAAACGTCACCATGTCGACG ATACCCTTCCTGAACAGCCATATGTCGCCTGGACGGAACAGGAGGACACGGAACAGCTGAAACAGCAACGAGCTGTAAGGAAGAACTGGCTACAGCTGACCAACAACGGCAAGCAGAGCATTGtgggtatcatcatcatcgccgctGCTCTACTGATGGTTCAGGAGGCGTGGAGTTCTTCTGCTCCCCGCATCAACGAAGGGCTGAAAGCTGGCTTCTTAGATGACACCGACTCG GTTAGGTCAAGAGACGACGCACTCCCCTGGATGAAGGACACCTTCGCGAGTAAGCTGTACCCAGCACAACATTACAACGGTGAGGAGCTGGACTGGAAGGACCGTATGTTCATCAACAACATGGCGGCTTACCGTGTGGGACCGATCCATCTACGGCAGTTCAGGGCACAGACAG GCGAATGTACCGTGCCATTGAAGGCTCTGAAACACCCAACAGGGAAGTGCGCCAAGTCATATCAAAGCGGGTTAGTAGGTGACACCCTGGCATCCTTCCCAGAGTCAAAGCCGGCAACATTCAGTCGCGTTGTCCACGGAAAGAACGGATCGTATAGCGGACCTGGATACAGCATTAACCTCGGCGAAACGGAAGCGGAAACGACAGAGGTCCTGCAGATCCTAGAGGAGCACCGGTGGATCGACCGTTACACGGCGGCGCTTGTGATGGACATCACCCTGTACCACGCCAACGCCAACCTGTTCAGCGCCGTATCGCTGCTGTTCGAGTTCCCTCCGACAGGGGGCGTGACCACGACTCTCCGAGTTGAGACATTCCCTCTCACCCCACCACGCGTCGCCGCCATCTTCCTCCTCGTGGCCAAGGCAGTCTTCATTGTCTGTCTCCTACTCGTCATCATCCGTCTTGGGAAGAAGGCGCGCAAGGAAGGGAAGTCGCTCATCCTCGAAGTCTGGACCCTCGCGGACATCGCGTCGGTCGTGACGTCACTCTACGTCATCGTGGCGACCGTGTTCAAGGACGTCGCTACGGGGGAGGCGAAGTCGCTTCTCAGCCAAGAAGTAGAGAGAG AACACCGTGGCTTCGTGGACCTGACTGATGTCGCCTTCTGGAGTGACCAGTTCGTCGCCGCCGTCGCCATGGTGATCTGGTTCAACCTGGTGAAGATCTGCAGCCTGATGAGGGTCAGCTTCCGGGTCCGCACGTACCTCG ATATCCTCATCAAGATTCAAGTGAAGCTGTTTGGCAGCTTCCTCATCTTCATCCTGACAATCGCAGGCTTCAGCTTGTCGG